Part of the Pseudoalteromonas aliena SW19 genome, ACTGGCTTACACCCAGTTCGATGTATGGAGCGCACATGTTATCTGTTATACCTTCCACGCCGTTTATTCCTGAATTATTATGCCCTGCGGGCAGTTTAAAAAACATGCGTTATGCCTTTGCTTATGGTGCTGATGCAGTATATGCAGGGCAACCTCGTTATAGTTTGCGTGTGCGTAATAATGAATTTGACTTAGAGACGCTGCAAATTGGGATTAATGAAGCGCATGCGCAAAATAAAAAGTTTTATGTGGTGTCTAATATTGCGCCGCATAACGCGAAAGTAAAATCGTATTTACGTGACATTGAACCTGTTATTGCAATGAAACCTGATGCGCTGATTATGTCAGATCCTGGTTTGATCATGCTGGTTCGTGAAAAATGGCCAACTATGCCGGTTCATCTATCAGTGCAGGCAAATGCAGTTAACTACGCCAGCGTACAGTTTTGGGCAAAGCAGGGAATTGAAAGAGTTATTCTATCGCGAGAACTATCACTCGAAGAAATTAGTGAAATACGCACACTCTGCCCAAACACAGAACTTGAAGTATTTGTGCACGGCGCATTGTGTATGGCCTATTCAGGACGTTGTTTGCTTTCGGGCTATATTAACAAGCGCGACCCAAACCAAGGTACATGTACCAATGCATGTCGCTGGGATTATGATGTTAAGCCAGGTGTTGAAAATGATACTGGCGAAATGGTGCATAAGATTGACCCAAAACAGGTTATTCCTACATTGGGAGAAGGGACGCCGAGTAACGATGTATTCATGTTAGAAGAGCAAGGCCGCCCTGGCGAATATATGCCAGCGTTTGAGGATGAACACGGCACCTATATTATGAATTCAAAAGACTTACGTGCTGTGCAATATGTAGAACAGCTCACAAAAATGGGTGTACATAGTTTAAAAATAGAAGGCCGTACTAAGTCGTTTTATTATGTAGCGCGTACAGCACAGGTATACCGAAAAGCAATAGACGATGCGGTTGCAGGCAAGCCGTTTGATGCGGATTTATTTAAAACATTAGAAAACTTAGCGCATCGTGGCTATACCGAAGGCTTTTTAAAACGCCACGCCCATCAAGATTATCAAAATTACGAATACGGTCATTCAGTTTCTACCAAGCAGCAATTTGTAGGCGAAGTATTAGGTCGTAATGCCAATGGTTTGGTTGAAATAGATGTAAAAAATAAATTTTGTGTTGGCCATTCGTTAGAGCTAATGACACCAAAGGGAAATATTAGCTTTGTGCTTGAATGTATGGAAAACAAAAAAGGCGAAAACATTACCGATGCCAAAGGCTCAGGCCATATTGTAAAAATCCCACTGCCTAATAATCTCGATTTAGCGCACGCTATTTTAATGCGTAACCTAGATGAAAACCAAGACACCCGCAATCCGTTTAAACAAGCGTAATGTAACCCTATAACATTGCGCCTATTTTCATAAATAGGCGATAACGCAGCATAAATGCCAAACATGCACTGCCCAAAGAGTTCTTTCTAGGGACGATTAACTCTTTGTTGCTCGGTTTTTAATTAGCCCACTCGATTACAAACCTCACACCGCGATTAAATCGCCCCTAGATAGAACAAATTTTAATCCTGAAATTAGCATTAACCCCGTTTTACTTTGTTTAGCTCTCGATAAAAATTAACTAATGTTAAATTGGTAAATTTTACCTTGCTGAATTAGCGCTTGTTATTACCAATTTTATTTCTATTGTAAATCTTCAATAAGCAATGGCTTTGAATCTTTGCTCTGTTGTCTAATTATCTGTTTTTAATTACTTTATTTAATTTTTATGATGTTTTTAATTTAATTTAATTTAATTTAATTTGATTTGATTATTAGTTTAGTTATTTTCCCATTACTTTTTTTGAGTGACTTCATTAAATTGGTTGACAAATTGGTTGCCAAATAATACTGTTTTTACAATCTGATTGGTAATTTTTTAATTTAAGCTGCTTACCCATCAGTATAAAGTCTAAAGTTACGCCATGTTAGGAGTAACTCATAGGAGCTAATAAAGCGAAGTAGGGTCACTGTTACTAAGCTAACGAATAGCGTGAGAACAAGCGCTCAACAATTTAGGAGTTATTCATGTCTAAACCAACTATCGGTTTTATCGGACTAGGCCTTATGGGCGGTAATATGGTCGAAAATTTACAAAATAAAGGCTATGAGCTGATTGTAATGGACCTCAATAAAGGTGCGGTTGCTGCATGTGTTGAACGTGGAGCGAAAACAGTGGCAACCGCGAAAGAGCTCGCAGCAGCAGCTGATATCGTGATGCTGTGTTTAACCACATCAGAAATCGTTGAAAAAGTTGTTTACGCAGAAGATGGTTTACTTGCTGGTTTTAAAGCAGATTCAGTATTAATAGACTTTGGTACATCAATTCCTGCTTCGACCAAGAAAATTGGTGCTGATCTCGCTGCAAAAGGCGTAGGTATGATTGATGCACCACTAGGTCGAACTCCTGCACATGCAAAAGATGGCTTGTTAAATATCATGGCTGCAGGTGATTTAGGAACATTTAATAAAGTTAAATCTGTTCTACAAGAGCAAGGCGAAAATGTTTTTCATTTAGGTGAGCTAGGTGCTGGTCATACAACTAAATTAATCAATAACTTTATGGGTATGACGACGGTTTGCGCTATGTCGCAAGCTTTTGCTGTGGCAGATCGCGCAGGTGTTGATCGTCAACAGTTGTTCGACATTATGTCAACAGGGCCGTCAAATTCCCCATTCATGCATTTTTGTAAAAACTATGCAGTTGATGGTGTAAGTGATCTAGGTTTCTCAATTGCAAATGCAAACAAAGACTTAGGTTATTTTTTACAGATGGTAGAAGACTTAGGCACTGTGTCTAAAATTGCCGAAGGCTCATCGGCTAACTTGCAAGCTGCATTTGATGCAGGTATGGCTCAAGGAAACGTACCGGAGATCTTTGACTACTTTAAAAAATTAGACAAGTAATCCTTGTAAATTTTAGGCGCTAAATAGCAAGGTTATTTAGCGCCAACACACACTATAAAGTTGGTGATGCAGAATACTCTTGTGGTTTATCTGCCTATCCTAGTTTAAAAAAGAGTTAACTATGCGATTGATTAATTTAACTATAATAAAATTAAGCCTAGTTATCCTTGGTTGTATTTCAACAGCGACAACAGCCAAAGACTACTTTGTTGACAACAAACAAGCTTACACAGACATTGCCAAAGCCTTAAAAGCGGGTGATAAAGTTATTCTAAAAAATGGTACTTGGACAGACTTTGAGATTTTATTTCAAGGTCAAGGTACAGAAAAGTCTCCTATTGAGTTGACTGCACAAACGAAAGGTAAAGTTATTTTATCTGGGCAGTCTAACTTGCGCCTTGCTGGGCAATATCTTCAAGCAAGTGGCTTAGTCTTTAAAAACGGCTATACGCCAACGTCGGCGGCCATTGAATTTCGT contains:
- the trhP gene encoding prephenate-dependent tRNA uridine(34) hydroxylase TrhP, whose product is MLSVIPSTPFIPELLCPAGSLKNMRYAFAYGADAVYAGQPRYSLRVRNNEFDLETLQIGINEAHAQNKKFYVVSNIAPHNAKVKSYLRDIEPVIAMKPDALIMSDPGLIMLVREKWPTMPVHLSVQANAVNYASVQFWAKQGIERVILSRELSLEEISEIRTLCPNTELEVFVHGALCMAYSGRCLLSGYINKRDPNQGTCTNACRWDYDVKPGVENDTGEMVHKIDPKQVIPTLGEGTPSNDVFMLEEQGRPGEYMPAFEDEHGTYIMNSKDLRAVQYVEQLTKMGVHSLKIEGRTKSFYYVARTAQVYRKAIDDAVAGKPFDADLFKTLENLAHRGYTEGFLKRHAHQDYQNYEYGHSVSTKQQFVGEVLGRNANGLVEIDVKNKFCVGHSLELMTPKGNISFVLECMENKKGENITDAKGSGHIVKIPLPNNLDLAHAILMRNLDENQDTRNPFKQA
- a CDS encoding NAD(P)-dependent oxidoreductase; translated protein: MSKPTIGFIGLGLMGGNMVENLQNKGYELIVMDLNKGAVAACVERGAKTVATAKELAAAADIVMLCLTTSEIVEKVVYAEDGLLAGFKADSVLIDFGTSIPASTKKIGADLAAKGVGMIDAPLGRTPAHAKDGLLNIMAAGDLGTFNKVKSVLQEQGENVFHLGELGAGHTTKLINNFMGMTTVCAMSQAFAVADRAGVDRQQLFDIMSTGPSNSPFMHFCKNYAVDGVSDLGFSIANANKDLGYFLQMVEDLGTVSKIAEGSSANLQAAFDAGMAQGNVPEIFDYFKKLDK